In the Myxococcus guangdongensis genome, one interval contains:
- a CDS encoding aldo/keto reductase family oxidoreductase, whose product MPPSSNTYRLGSHTVRRVGYGAMQLAGPGVFGPPRDREAALAVLREAIDQGVDHLDTSDIYGPHVTNELIREALHPYRDGLVIATKVGAVRGPQGSWEPASSPADLERSVHDNLRNLGLDVLEVVNLRAMFSAEGPAEGSLEAPLTALAELQRRGLIRHIGLSNVTPTQVAEGRKLVDIVCVQNHYNLAHRQDDALIDQLAATGTAYVPFFPLGGFTPLQSSTLDDVATRLGATPMQVALAWLLHRAPNILLIPGTSSPAHLQENLASASLSLSAEDLDLLNRLTERT is encoded by the coding sequence ATGCCTCCCAGCTCCAACACGTATCGCCTCGGCTCCCACACGGTCCGCCGCGTGGGTTACGGCGCCATGCAGCTCGCCGGTCCCGGCGTCTTCGGTCCGCCCAGGGACCGCGAGGCCGCCCTCGCCGTGCTGAGAGAGGCCATCGACCAGGGCGTCGACCACCTCGACACCAGCGACATCTACGGCCCGCACGTGACCAATGAGCTCATCCGCGAGGCGCTGCACCCGTACCGCGACGGGCTGGTCATCGCCACGAAGGTGGGCGCGGTGCGTGGCCCCCAAGGCTCCTGGGAGCCCGCGTCCTCCCCCGCGGACCTGGAGCGCTCGGTCCACGACAACCTGCGCAACCTCGGGCTCGACGTGCTGGAGGTCGTGAACCTCCGGGCCATGTTCAGCGCCGAGGGCCCGGCGGAGGGCTCCCTCGAGGCGCCCCTCACCGCGCTCGCGGAGCTCCAGCGGCGCGGACTCATCCGCCACATCGGCTTGAGCAATGTCACCCCGACGCAGGTCGCCGAGGGCCGCAAGCTCGTCGACATCGTCTGCGTGCAGAACCACTACAACCTGGCGCACCGACAGGACGACGCGCTCATCGACCAGCTCGCCGCCACGGGGACGGCCTACGTGCCGTTCTTCCCGCTGGGCGGCTTCACCCCGCTGCAGTCGAGCACGCTCGACGACGTGGCCACGCGGCTGGGCGCGACGCCGATGCAGGTCGCCCTGGCGTGGCTGCTGCACCGCGCCCCCAACATCCTGCTCATCCCCGGCACGTCGTCCCCCGCCCACCTCCAGGAGAACCTCGCGAGCG
- a CDS encoding LysR family transcriptional regulator, producing the protein MDEFADLTAFRAVAREGGFRVAARATGSSASRLGDAVRRLEARLGVRLLQRTTRSVTLTEAGARLLERLEPALSEVRSALDVVNDFRGRPAGRLRLNVPIAAARLVLPRIVPPFLAKYPDICLEVIAEERLVDVVAEGYDAGIRYEERLAQDMVAVPIGPRVQRFAAAASPGYLSRRGRPRHPRELLNHDCLGGRFTKGPLHAWEFERDGVTLHVDPKGPLITGLGTTTDLAVAAAVAGTGIIYDFEDWLRPSIDRGELVPVLESWWPSFSGPVLYYPGRHHLPTPLRAFIDFVRSMKT; encoded by the coding sequence ATGGATGAGTTCGCGGACCTGACAGCGTTCAGGGCGGTCGCTCGCGAGGGCGGATTCCGCGTCGCGGCGCGGGCGACGGGCAGCAGCGCGTCCCGGCTGGGAGACGCGGTCCGTCGGCTGGAGGCCCGGTTGGGTGTCCGGTTGCTCCAGCGGACGACGCGCAGCGTGACGCTGACCGAGGCGGGGGCCCGGTTGCTCGAGCGGCTCGAGCCCGCGCTCAGCGAGGTCCGCTCGGCGTTGGACGTGGTCAACGACTTCCGCGGCCGACCGGCGGGGCGTCTGCGGCTCAACGTCCCCATCGCGGCGGCGCGGCTGGTGCTGCCGCGCATCGTGCCGCCGTTCCTGGCGAAGTACCCCGACATCTGTCTGGAGGTCATCGCCGAGGAGCGCCTGGTCGACGTGGTGGCCGAGGGCTACGACGCGGGCATCCGCTACGAGGAGCGGCTCGCGCAGGACATGGTGGCGGTGCCCATCGGTCCGCGCGTCCAGCGCTTCGCTGCCGCGGCTTCGCCCGGATACCTGTCGCGCCGTGGGCGCCCGCGACATCCGCGCGAGCTGCTGAATCATGACTGCCTGGGAGGGCGCTTCACGAAGGGGCCGCTGCACGCGTGGGAGTTCGAGCGCGACGGGGTGACACTCCACGTCGACCCGAAGGGCCCGCTGATCACCGGTCTCGGGACGACGACGGACCTGGCGGTGGCGGCCGCCGTCGCGGGGACCGGAATCATCTACGACTTCGAGGACTGGCTTCGTCCTTCTATCGACCGGGGCGAGCTGGTCCCCGTGCTCGAGTCCTGGTGGCCGAGCTTCTCCGGGCCGGTTCTCTACTATCCCGGCCGTCACCACCTCCCGACGCCGCTGCGTGCGTTCATCGACTTCGTCCGGTCGATGAAGACCTGA